One part of the Humulus lupulus chromosome 9, drHumLupu1.1, whole genome shotgun sequence genome encodes these proteins:
- the LOC133800274 gene encoding putative receptor like protein 25, with translation MTFNTRYYQNVVTVTFKGLEMNLQKILTLFTSIDLSGNHLVGSKPEETEQLRALYVLNLSGNALTGRIPSSIGNLEQLESLDLSNNKLNGSIPSTLVSLSCLSFLNLSYNDLSGLIPSDNQIQTFPPESFVGNKGLWVFPLTGNYTKRVFSQNTTKENDSKSENGIDWNFISVEIGFIVGFRVVIVPLVYCKRWNKRYFDRIDDASMRLFPQLYQTSFNKSKRRRRHP, from the coding sequence ATGACTTTTAACACAAGATATTATCAAAATGTAGTGACAGTTACCTTCAAAGGTCTGGAGATGAATTTGCAGAAGATCCTTACTCTCTTCACTTccattgacctttcaggcaatcATCTTGTTGGATCAAAACCCGAGGAAACTGAACAACTCCGAGCACTCTATGTGCTCAACTTGTCTGGCAATGCACTCACTGGCAGAATCCCATCATCTATTGGGAATTTGGAACAACTGGAGTCTTTAGACCTCTCAAATAACAAACTCAACGGATCAATCCCGTCAACCCTTGTAAGCCTTAGCTGCCTTTcattcttgaacctctcatacaatgaTCTGAGTGGACTAATTCCATCCGACAATCAAATTCAAACATTTCCACCAGAATCTTTTGTTGGAAATAAAGGATTGTGGGTATTTCCTTTAACAGGAAATTACACGAAAAGAGTGTTTTCGCAAAACACAACAAAAGAGAATGATTCAAAATCTGAAAATGGGATTGATTGGAATTTCataagtgttgaaattggattcaTTGTTGGCTTCAGAGTTGTGATTGTACCACTTGTATATTGCAAGAGATGGAACAAAAGGTATTTTGACCGCATTGATGATGCTAGTATGAGGCTCTTTCCTCAGCTCTATCAAACCAGTTTCAACAAGAGCAAGAGAAGAAGAAGACACCCATGA